In the Elioraea tepida genome, one interval contains:
- the denD gene encoding D-erythronate dehydrogenase has protein sequence MRVTITGAAGFLGRKVAGRLALEGKLGAREITAMTLFDLVPPKAPEGARFPVTCLAGDIADPAHTARLAERDTGVVFHLAAVVSAQAEADFDLGWRVNLDGTRAVLEACRRAGSRPRVVFTSSVASFSGGQQAVVGDTTRPVPGNSYGAQKAAGELLVHDYSRKGFIDGVSMRLPTVVVRPGRPNRAASSFASSILREPFLGEEAALPVPEDFALWIASPRAATDWLIHAAAMDTRALGLDRGINPPGLTVTVREMLEVLRSVGGHDAMRLISRVDDPEVAAIVGTWPARFDHARALALGFRTHEGLEAVVRAFLEDDLAETRAMRG, from the coding sequence ATGCGGGTGACGATCACGGGAGCGGCGGGATTCCTCGGCCGGAAGGTCGCTGGCAGGCTCGCTCTCGAGGGCAAGCTGGGCGCGCGCGAGATCACGGCGATGACGCTGTTCGACCTCGTGCCCCCGAAGGCGCCCGAGGGCGCCCGCTTCCCCGTCACCTGCCTTGCCGGCGACATCGCCGATCCGGCCCACACCGCCCGCCTCGCCGAACGCGACACGGGCGTGGTGTTTCACCTAGCCGCCGTCGTCTCCGCCCAGGCCGAGGCAGATTTCGACCTCGGCTGGCGCGTCAATCTCGACGGCACGCGCGCCGTGCTCGAGGCCTGCCGGCGCGCGGGATCACGCCCGCGGGTGGTGTTCACCTCCTCGGTCGCCTCCTTCTCGGGCGGGCAACAGGCGGTGGTCGGCGATACGACCCGCCCTGTGCCCGGAAACAGCTATGGCGCGCAGAAGGCGGCCGGCGAGCTTCTCGTGCACGACTACTCGCGCAAGGGCTTCATCGACGGTGTGTCGATGAGGCTGCCGACGGTCGTGGTGCGGCCGGGCCGTCCGAACCGCGCCGCCTCCTCCTTCGCAAGCTCGATCCTGCGCGAGCCCTTCCTCGGCGAGGAGGCCGCCCTGCCGGTGCCGGAGGACTTCGCGCTCTGGATTGCCTCGCCGCGGGCGGCGACGGACTGGCTGATCCACGCCGCCGCGATGGACACGCGCGCGCTCGGGCTCGACCGCGGCATCAACCCGCCGGGGCTGACCGTGACCGTTCGCGAAATGCTCGAGGTGCTTCGCTCGGTCGGCGGGCATGACGCGATGCGGCTCATCAGCCGGGTCGACGACCCGGAGGTGGCCGCGATCGTCGGCACCTGGCCCGCGCGGTTCGATCACGCCCGTGCTCTGGCCCTTGGGTTCCGGACGCACGAGGGGCTCGAGGCGGTGGTGCGGGCCTTCCTCGAGGACGACCTCGCCGAGACGCGCGCGATGCGAGGATGA
- the allE gene encoding (S)-ureidoglycine aminohydrolase — protein MIRFQTSPAMGARFAQALLIAPPGRGSAGALDDGLEHFFYVAQGRFTLEAEGRRMTLTPEGYAFIPAGTAYALAATAEAEARAIWVKRPYEPVPGVARPGLRTGHRDTAEREDHGTRWRLLLLGTGDLSMDFEMTIMADAPGAHFWCVETHIMEHGLIMLQGQALQLLGRDWHELWAGDFVWMGPFLPQQIYAIGSEVAEYLLYKDVNRDVSFALPRRLG, from the coding sequence ATCATCCGGTTCCAGACCTCGCCTGCGATGGGAGCGCGCTTCGCCCAGGCGTTGCTGATCGCCCCCCCAGGCCGCGGCAGCGCCGGCGCGCTCGATGACGGGCTCGAGCACTTCTTCTACGTCGCGCAGGGTCGTTTCACCCTTGAGGCGGAGGGGCGACGGATGACCCTCACGCCGGAAGGCTACGCCTTCATCCCTGCCGGCACGGCCTATGCGCTCGCCGCCACCGCCGAGGCGGAGGCGCGCGCGATCTGGGTGAAGCGGCCCTACGAGCCTGTCCCCGGCGTCGCCCGCCCCGGCCTTCGCACCGGCCATCGCGACACCGCCGAGCGCGAGGACCATGGCACACGCTGGCGCCTGCTCCTGCTCGGCACCGGCGACCTCTCGATGGACTTCGAGATGACCATCATGGCCGACGCGCCCGGCGCGCATTTCTGGTGCGTGGAGACGCACATTATGGAGCACGGCCTCATCATGCTCCAGGGCCAGGCTCTGCAGCTCCTCGGCCGCGACTGGCACGAGCTCTGGGCCGGGGATTTCGTCTGGATGGGCCCCTTCCTGCCGCAGCAGATCTACGCCATCGGCTCCGAGGTGGCGGAGTATCTGCTCTACAAGGATGTCAACCGCGACGTGAGCTTCGCCTTACCCCGCCGCCTCGGCTGA